One genomic window of Streptomyces sp. WP-1 includes the following:
- a CDS encoding SigE family RNA polymerase sigma factor, with product MTTPVCTSASAAAPAYPSFTSYVRARRPVLLRAARSLTANPCDAEDLLQTALAKTYAAWERIENQRALDGYVRRALLNTRTSQWRKRRVDEFACDELPEPEPLPDADQAERQALHDAMWRAVMKLPTRQRAMVVLRYYEDLSEAQTAEVLGVSVGTVKSAVSRALGKLREDPELGLAR from the coding sequence ATGACCACACCCGTCTGCACCAGCGCCTCGGCAGCGGCCCCCGCGTACCCGTCGTTCACGTCGTACGTCCGGGCCCGCCGGCCCGTCCTGCTGCGCGCCGCGCGCTCGCTGACCGCGAACCCCTGTGACGCCGAGGACCTGCTGCAGACCGCGCTGGCCAAGACCTACGCCGCCTGGGAGCGGATCGAGAACCAGCGGGCGCTCGACGGCTATGTGCGCCGCGCGCTGCTGAACACACGGACCTCGCAGTGGCGCAAGCGCCGGGTGGACGAGTTCGCCTGCGACGAGCTGCCCGAGCCGGAGCCGCTGCCCGACGCCGACCAGGCCGAGCGGCAGGCGCTGCACGACGCGATGTGGCGGGCCGTCATGAAGCTGCCCACGCGGCAGCGGGCGATGGTCGTCCTGCGGTACTACGAGGACCTCAGCGAGGCCCAGACCGCGGAGGTGCTGGGGGTCTCGGTGGGCACGGTGAAGTCGGCGGTGTCCCGGGCGCTCGGCAAGCTGCGGGAGGACCCGGAGCTGGGGCTGGCGCGGTAG
- a CDS encoding SSI family serine proteinase inhibitor produces MGSLLSGVTRRVRRGALAVVATAAAVTAVTAAASAVVPLTAVPAAALGQGRGGDHLTVVVRHAGAGRDGTYELFCHPAGGHHPDVRGACQKLDGLTQWGRDLFAPVPPGTICSMISGGPATARVTGTWAGRPVDASYDRDNGCEIDRWNRMVPLLPKIG; encoded by the coding sequence ATGGGTTCTCTTCTCTCCGGTGTCACCCGGCGCGTCCGTCGCGGCGCCCTCGCCGTCGTCGCCACCGCCGCTGCCGTCACTGCCGTCACCGCCGCCGCCTCCGCCGTCGTACCGCTGACCGCCGTACCCGCCGCCGCCCTCGGTCAGGGGCGCGGCGGGGATCACCTCACCGTCGTCGTCCGGCATGCCGGGGCCGGGCGGGACGGGACGTACGAGCTGTTCTGTCATCCCGCCGGGGGGCATCACCCGGATGTGCGGGGTGCCTGCCAGAAGCTTGACGGGCTGACGCAGTGGGGGCGGGATCTGTTCGCGCCGGTGCCGCCCGGGACCATCTGCTCCATGATCTCCGGGGGGCCGGCCACCGCGCGGGTCACCGGCACCTGGGCGGGACGGCCCGTCGACGCGTCGTACGACCGGGACAACGGGTGCGAGATCGACCGGTGGAACCGGATGGTGCCGCTGCTGCCGAAGATCGGGTAG
- a CDS encoding lipid-transfer protein: MSLRAKDTLGGRAAVVGIGATEFSKDSGRSELRLAVEAVRAALDDAGLAPADVDGLVTFTMDTSPEITVAQACGMGELSFFSRVHYGGGAACATVQQAALAVAAGVAEVVVCYRAFNERSGRRFGAGVRHREPSAEGAALGWVLPFGLLTPASWVAMAAQRYLHTHGLTPEAFGHVAVTGRAHAATNPAAYFHGRPITLAEHAASRWIVEPLRLLDCCQETDGGQALVVTSLERARDLPRPPAVIAAAAQGAGRAQEQMTSFYRDELTGLPEMGAVARQLWRTSGLAPADIDVGILYDHFTPFVLMQLEEFGFCARGEAADFTAGRRLPLNTHGGQLGEAYLHGMNGIAEAVRQLRGTAVNQVPGAARTLVTAGTGVPTSGLVLAADD, translated from the coding sequence GTGAGCCTGCGCGCGAAGGACACCCTCGGCGGACGCGCCGCCGTCGTCGGGATCGGCGCCACCGAGTTCTCCAAGGACTCCGGGCGCAGCGAACTGCGGCTGGCGGTGGAGGCGGTGCGCGCCGCCCTCGACGACGCCGGGCTGGCCCCCGCCGACGTGGACGGCCTGGTCACCTTCACCATGGACACCAGCCCGGAGATCACGGTCGCCCAGGCCTGCGGGATGGGCGAGCTGTCCTTCTTCTCCCGGGTCCACTACGGCGGCGGCGCGGCCTGCGCGACCGTGCAGCAGGCGGCGCTGGCCGTGGCGGCCGGGGTCGCCGAGGTGGTGGTCTGCTACCGCGCCTTCAACGAGCGCTCGGGGCGCAGGTTCGGCGCCGGCGTCCGGCACCGCGAGCCCTCGGCGGAGGGCGCGGCGCTCGGCTGGGTGCTCCCGTTCGGGCTGCTCACCCCGGCCTCCTGGGTGGCGATGGCGGCCCAGCGCTATCTGCACACCCACGGGCTGACCCCCGAGGCGTTCGGCCATGTCGCCGTGACCGGCCGCGCCCATGCCGCGACCAACCCGGCCGCCTACTTCCACGGCCGCCCGATCACCCTCGCCGAACACGCCGCCTCCCGCTGGATCGTGGAGCCGCTGCGGCTGCTGGACTGCTGCCAGGAGACCGACGGCGGCCAGGCACTCGTCGTCACCTCCCTGGAACGGGCCCGCGACCTGCCCCGCCCGCCCGCCGTGATCGCGGCCGCCGCCCAGGGCGCGGGCCGGGCCCAGGAGCAGATGACGAGCTTCTACCGGGACGAGCTGACCGGGCTGCCGGAGATGGGCGCGGTGGCGCGCCAGCTGTGGCGCACCTCGGGCCTCGCCCCCGCCGACATCGACGTGGGCATCCTGTACGACCACTTCACCCCGTTCGTGCTGATGCAGCTGGAGGAGTTCGGCTTCTGCGCCCGGGGCGAGGCGGCGGACTTCACGGCCGGGCGGCGGCTGCCCCTCAACACCCACGGGGGCCAGCTGGGGGAGGCGTACCTGCACGGCATGAACGGCATCGCGGAGGCGGTGCGCCAGCTGCGCGGCACCGCCGTGAACCAGGTCCCCGGGGCCGCCCGGACCCTGGTGACCGCCGGTACCGGGGTGCCGACATCGGGCCTGGTCCTGGCGGCGGACGACTGA
- a CDS encoding YdcF family protein gives MGDNQQAITEDQWHRAALIWEYHQMHHALRPVDVAIGLGSHDLGVATRSAELYRAGLFPTLVFTGRNSPTTAKVFPRGEAVHFREHAIDLGVPSEAILLEPSAGNTGQNITLSREVLAAAGITPATVLLVSKPYMERRSYATARRLWPGIEILCASEPLELDDYVKSIGDEKLVLDMLVGDLQRVIEYPKRGFAIEQDVPADVRGAYESLVRDGFTSRLIAS, from the coding sequence GTGGGCGACAACCAGCAGGCCATCACTGAGGACCAGTGGCACCGGGCCGCGCTGATCTGGGAGTACCACCAGATGCACCACGCGCTGCGGCCCGTCGACGTGGCGATCGGCCTGGGCAGTCACGACCTCGGCGTCGCCACCCGCTCCGCCGAGTTGTACCGCGCCGGGCTGTTCCCGACCCTGGTCTTCACCGGCCGCAACAGCCCCACCACCGCCAAGGTCTTCCCACGCGGCGAAGCCGTCCACTTCCGCGAGCACGCCATCGACCTCGGCGTCCCCTCCGAGGCGATCCTGCTCGAACCGTCCGCCGGTAACACCGGGCAGAACATCACCCTCTCCCGTGAGGTTCTCGCCGCCGCCGGCATCACCCCGGCCACCGTGCTGCTGGTCTCCAAGCCCTACATGGAACGGCGCTCCTACGCGACCGCGCGCAGGCTGTGGCCCGGCATCGAGATCCTCTGCGCGTCGGAGCCGTTGGAGCTCGACGACTACGTGAAGTCCATCGGTGACGAGAAGCTCGTCCTGGACATGCTCGTCGGTGATCTCCAGCGGGTGATCGAGTACCCGAAGCGCGGATTCGCCATCGAACAGGACGTCCCGGCCGACGTACGTGGAGCGTACGAATCCCTCGTCCGCGACGGATTCACCAGCCGACTGATCGCTTCCTGA
- a CDS encoding ATP-binding protein, protein MPQPTTRVRPTGHPGYSETLPRDPESAATARGLVRAAISTWGLDDLTDDAVLIVSELVANAVRHARWRSIRVMVERIAPRTVRVAVADFSRALPVPCAPKNDEEGGRGLALVLTLAANWGADERHWGKVVWAELEARG, encoded by the coding sequence ATGCCGCAACCTACAACGCGGGTCCGCCCGACCGGGCACCCCGGCTACAGCGAGACGCTGCCGCGTGATCCCGAAAGCGCCGCGACCGCGCGTGGCCTCGTACGCGCCGCCATCTCCACCTGGGGGCTCGACGACCTGACCGACGACGCCGTCCTGATCGTCTCCGAGCTGGTGGCCAACGCCGTTCGGCACGCCAGGTGGCGGTCCATCCGCGTGATGGTGGAACGCATCGCGCCGCGCACGGTACGGGTGGCCGTCGCGGACTTCTCCCGTGCGCTGCCCGTGCCGTGCGCGCCGAAGAATGACGAGGAGGGCGGACGCGGCCTGGCCCTCGTCCTGACGCTGGCGGCGAACTGGGGCGCTGATGAGCGGCACTGGGGAAAGGTCGTGTGGGCGGAGCTGGAGGCACGCGGGTGA
- a CDS encoding long-chain fatty acid--CoA ligase, with amino-acid sequence MLSTMQDVPLLISRILTHGSTVHGASRVTTWTGEPEPQRRSYAEIGARSAQLAHALRDALGVTGDQRVATLMWNNAEHVEAYFAVPSMGAVLHTLNLRLPAEQLAWIINHAADHVIIVNGSLIPMIAPLLPRLRTVEHLVVTGPGDRAPLAGATARVHEYEDLIADRPTHYDWPELDERRAAAMCYTSGTTGDPKGVVYSHRSVYLHSLHAQTTQSMGLTDRDTSLVVVPQFHVNAWGLPHAALLTGVNLLMPDRFLQPAPLAEMIERERPTHAAAVPTIWQGLLGELLARPRDVSTLTHVTIGGAACPPGLMRAFDELGMTVVHAWGMTETSPLGTVARPPAGSLGTDEEFGYRLTQGRFPASVEARLTGPDGERLPWDGESAGELEVRGPWIAGAYYNGADAEPLRPADKFSADGWLKTGDVGVISPDGFLTLTDRAKDVIKSGGEWISSVELENALMSHPDVTEAAVVAVPDDKWGERPLATVVLREGAVADFETLRAFLAEEAHIARWQLPERWTIVESVPKTSVGKFDKKMLRRRYADGDLDVTRL; translated from the coding sequence GTGCTGAGCACCATGCAGGACGTACCGCTGCTGATCTCCAGGATCCTGACCCACGGGTCGACGGTCCACGGCGCCTCGCGGGTGACCACCTGGACCGGCGAGCCCGAGCCGCAGCGGCGCTCCTACGCCGAGATCGGTGCCCGCTCGGCCCAGCTGGCGCACGCCCTGCGCGACGCCCTCGGCGTCACCGGCGACCAGCGGGTGGCCACCCTGATGTGGAACAACGCCGAGCACGTCGAGGCGTACTTCGCGGTCCCCTCCATGGGCGCGGTGCTGCACACCCTGAACCTGCGGCTGCCCGCCGAGCAGCTGGCGTGGATCATCAACCACGCCGCCGACCATGTGATCATCGTCAACGGCTCCCTGATCCCGATGATCGCCCCGCTGCTGCCCCGGCTGAGGACCGTCGAGCACCTCGTGGTCACCGGCCCCGGCGACCGCGCCCCGCTGGCCGGCGCCACCGCGCGGGTGCACGAGTACGAGGACCTGATCGCGGACCGGCCCACCCACTACGACTGGCCCGAGCTGGACGAACGCCGGGCCGCCGCCATGTGCTACACCTCCGGCACCACCGGCGACCCCAAGGGCGTGGTCTACAGCCACCGTTCGGTCTATCTGCACTCCCTGCACGCGCAGACCACCCAGTCGATGGGCCTGACCGACAGGGACACCTCGCTCGTCGTCGTCCCCCAGTTCCACGTCAACGCCTGGGGCCTGCCGCACGCCGCCCTGCTGACCGGCGTCAACCTGCTGATGCCGGACCGTTTCCTCCAGCCCGCGCCGCTCGCCGAGATGATCGAGCGGGAGCGCCCCACGCACGCCGCGGCCGTGCCCACCATCTGGCAGGGCCTGCTCGGCGAACTGCTCGCCCGGCCCCGTGACGTCTCCACCCTCACCCATGTCACCATCGGCGGCGCGGCCTGCCCGCCCGGCCTGATGCGGGCCTTCGACGAGCTGGGCATGACGGTCGTGCACGCCTGGGGCATGACCGAGACCTCCCCGCTCGGCACCGTGGCCCGCCCGCCGGCCGGTTCCCTCGGCACGGACGAGGAGTTCGGCTACCGCCTCACCCAGGGCCGCTTCCCGGCCTCCGTCGAGGCCCGGCTCACCGGCCCCGACGGCGAACGCCTGCCCTGGGACGGCGAGTCGGCCGGCGAGCTGGAGGTGCGCGGCCCCTGGATCGCGGGCGCCTACTACAACGGCGCCGACGCCGAACCCCTGCGCCCCGCCGACAAGTTCAGCGCCGACGGCTGGCTGAAGACCGGTGACGTCGGCGTCATCTCCCCCGACGGCTTCCTCACCCTCACCGACCGCGCCAAGGACGTCATCAAGTCCGGCGGCGAGTGGATCTCCTCCGTGGAGCTGGAGAACGCCCTGATGTCCCACCCCGACGTCACCGAGGCCGCGGTGGTCGCCGTCCCCGACGACAAGTGGGGCGAGCGCCCGCTGGCCACGGTCGTCCTGCGGGAGGGCGCGGTCGCCGACTTCGAGACCCTGCGCGCCTTCCTCGCCGAGGAGGCCCACATCGCCCGCTGGCAGCTGCCCGAGCGCTGGACGATCGTGGAGTCGGTGCCGAAGACGAGCGTGGGCAAGTTCGACAAGAAGATGCTGCGCAGGCGCTACGCGGACGGGGACCTGGACGTCACCCGGCTGTGA
- a CDS encoding PAS domain-containing protein: protein MSSRPSRGAARLAAILDALPDALVLVNANGTVVNANTIALEAFEAPGTALVGRGLLDLLPEFDSRLIPGSMRRPGQRDPQGRTKPARMVARRTDGHEFPVEVTSANLENGQQAYDGYGYTGDELLMIVVRDLSGTVDTEAELARSQRQTEMILRAASEGVVGTDTDGRIVLVNPAAAQILGYRAGELGGKELHNLVLHSRADGSPFPYAESPLADTLRSGRKHRVRGQVLWAKGDQQVPVDLTTAPVRDGDQLVGAVMTFTDRRPFDSLVDEKTTLEQTHAEQLEKLSEEHASDLTALRREHAAEVAELREKYDTELAELREQHAEELAAGEERYAALGEREKDRYEALAGRHEQLLTLLARSLRGPLDELRRELAALAADDAGQLWPEANQVLHHLSAGYSRITTLIDNVLAYQRIDTGTEDITRTKVMLDAVVAAGVDGAVELIGPGRVQFAVHAPPIEAEVDPRRLATALAHLVADVAGVDATGNAPVSTGGYLDNTVVVAAAQRGSVARIEVRGPYAGGDPVHEPIVRGIVRAHGGVLQTHEVPGMSGNAYVLEVPLGGGAGAVAAPSAQMELAGADPAQESFDGGRRRARRGSTDAFLDADLAGSGTPSGPPPGDGSAPTGRRRRRAAGPVEETTEVPAEATQGASGGTGRRRGRPAELDPARADSGADGVSEGAVVTAAEHAAGAAASGTGLGGAVPPGGVPVPAGHAARAGADPAPQAALPAALPPAGGEGAPGAEASVDEGQPTGRRRRALAAAAERAAAQETGARTVFALPPAAADRAPQEEPEARTPQAGPVPVQAPPTAAPAPVPAPGEEGRHDAVPLSQAEDHTPPQPHPTTAPTGRRRRAVAPPASPAPPAPPAPSAPLAQPAPATQAARTPQATDSGTTPGAPARAVPAQAAPAQATNGQGIALPAQAPRAAAPGQGIPGAALPAQAQGTNGQGVALAAGPSVAVPASAPITTAAPTAPTATATPPAPAAPTPSVAPAAPQVPQPPVAPQPAPAAGAPAAGPLPLPAEAAAAQQPAAVTPAPGTPVPPSPQPPRAAQPAPAAGTAVPPGAATPAAGTPVPPSAPASGTPLPAARPQRAAQPLPPPAEATGSVPAYDPDSTQGRAISVRTLGQGVPFVRQAGQATPPPHAPGGSGRRRKLGTPPDPAARQEASGEAVPAQASSLPGSSRIAPGTEGGGRSYAIGAPDANAAEGPEPLDGPGGAVEVADTPRPQPLDDELPPEPLDNPRRLLVWPAPDATTQAALSERGYRPVIVHSREEVDAQIAAFPAALFVDPLTGPITRTALQSLRQAAVAAEVPVLVTAGLGQATREAAYGADPAVLLKALAPRDSEQHPPRVLLIEEHEEIALALTATLERRGMQVARAASDGDAVALAGRFRPNLVVMDLMQVHRRRAGIVDWLRANGQLNRTPLVVYTAAVEPADLPRLASGETVLFLAERSTSTEVQSRIVDLLSRIGTN from the coding sequence GTGAGCAGCAGGCCATCCCGAGGCGCTGCTCGCCTCGCAGCCATACTCGACGCTCTGCCGGACGCGTTGGTCCTGGTCAACGCCAACGGAACCGTCGTCAACGCCAACACCATCGCGCTGGAAGCCTTCGAGGCGCCCGGCACCGCGCTCGTCGGGCGCGGGCTGCTCGATCTGCTGCCCGAGTTCGACTCGCGGCTCATCCCGGGCTCCATGCGGCGCCCCGGCCAGCGGGACCCGCAGGGCCGGACCAAGCCGGCCCGGATGGTCGCCCGGCGCACCGACGGGCACGAGTTCCCGGTCGAGGTCACCAGCGCGAACCTGGAGAACGGGCAGCAGGCGTACGACGGTTACGGGTACACGGGCGACGAGCTGCTGATGATCGTCGTCCGGGACCTGTCCGGGACGGTCGACACCGAGGCGGAGCTGGCCCGCTCGCAGCGGCAGACCGAGATGATCCTGCGGGCGGCGTCCGAGGGCGTCGTCGGTACCGACACCGACGGACGGATCGTGCTCGTCAACCCGGCGGCCGCGCAGATCCTCGGCTACCGGGCGGGCGAGCTGGGCGGCAAGGAGCTGCACAACCTCGTCCTGCACTCGCGGGCCGACGGCTCCCCCTTCCCGTACGCCGAGTCGCCGCTCGCCGACACCCTGCGCTCCGGGCGCAAGCACCGGGTGCGCGGGCAGGTGCTGTGGGCCAAGGGCGACCAGCAGGTGCCGGTCGACCTGACCACCGCGCCGGTGCGCGACGGGGACCAGCTCGTCGGCGCCGTGATGACCTTCACCGACCGGCGGCCCTTCGACTCCCTGGTGGACGAGAAGACCACGCTGGAGCAGACGCACGCCGAGCAGCTGGAGAAGCTCTCCGAGGAACACGCCTCCGACCTCACCGCGCTGCGCCGCGAGCACGCCGCCGAGGTGGCGGAGCTGCGCGAGAAGTACGACACCGAGCTGGCCGAGCTGCGCGAGCAGCACGCGGAGGAGCTGGCGGCGGGCGAGGAGCGGTACGCGGCCCTCGGCGAGCGGGAGAAGGACCGGTACGAGGCGCTGGCCGGGCGGCACGAGCAGCTGCTCACCCTGCTCGCCCGGTCGCTGCGCGGCCCCCTGGACGAGCTGCGGCGCGAACTGGCCGCCCTGGCCGCCGACGACGCCGGGCAGCTGTGGCCCGAGGCCAATCAGGTGCTGCACCACCTCTCCGCCGGGTACTCGCGGATCACCACCCTCATCGACAACGTCCTCGCCTATCAGCGGATCGACACGGGCACCGAGGACATCACCCGTACGAAGGTGATGCTGGACGCCGTCGTCGCCGCCGGTGTGGACGGCGCGGTGGAGCTGATCGGGCCGGGCCGGGTGCAGTTCGCCGTGCACGCGCCGCCCATCGAGGCCGAGGTCGACCCGCGGCGGCTCGCCACCGCGCTCGCCCACCTGGTGGCGGATGTCGCGGGCGTCGACGCGACCGGCAACGCGCCCGTCTCCACGGGCGGTTACCTCGACAACACCGTGGTCGTCGCCGCCGCGCAGCGCGGTTCGGTCGCCCGGATCGAGGTGCGCGGGCCGTACGCCGGCGGGGATCCGGTGCACGAGCCGATCGTGCGCGGGATCGTGCGCGCCCACGGCGGTGTGCTCCAGACGCACGAGGTGCCGGGCATGAGCGGCAACGCGTACGTCCTGGAGGTACCGCTCGGGGGCGGCGCGGGTGCGGTCGCGGCGCCGTCCGCGCAGATGGAGCTCGCCGGGGCGGATCCGGCGCAGGAGAGTTTCGACGGCGGTCGGCGGCGCGCCCGGCGCGGGTCCACGGACGCCTTCCTCGACGCCGACCTGGCCGGTTCGGGCACGCCTTCGGGCCCGCCCCCCGGTGACGGTTCCGCGCCCACCGGACGCCGTCGCAGGCGCGCGGCCGGGCCCGTCGAGGAGACGACCGAGGTGCCGGCCGAGGCCACGCAGGGCGCGTCCGGCGGTACCGGGCGGCGCCGCGGGCGGCCCGCCGAGCTCGATCCCGCGCGCGCCGACTCCGGTGCCGACGGGGTGAGCGAGGGGGCCGTGGTGACCGCGGCCGAGCATGCCGCGGGGGCCGCCGCCTCCGGTACGGGACTCGGGGGCGCCGTGCCGCCGGGGGGCGTACCCGTGCCCGCCGGGCATGCCGCCCGCGCCGGCGCCGATCCGGCTCCGCAGGCCGCGCTGCCCGCCGCCCTGCCGCCGGCCGGGGGCGAGGGCGCGCCGGGTGCCGAGGCTTCCGTGGACGAGGGGCAGCCCACCGGGCGGCGGCGCCGTGCGCTGGCCGCCGCGGCCGAGCGGGCCGCCGCGCAGGAGACGGGGGCGCGTACGGTCTTCGCCCTGCCGCCCGCCGCGGCCGACCGCGCTCCGCAGGAGGAGCCGGAGGCCCGGACCCCGCAGGCCGGACCCGTGCCCGTGCAGGCGCCGCCGACCGCCGCGCCCGCGCCCGTCCCCGCGCCCGGGGAGGAGGGGCGGCACGACGCCGTACCGCTGAGCCAGGCCGAGGACCACACTCCGCCGCAGCCGCATCCCACGACCGCGCCGACCGGCCGACGCCGCCGCGCGGTGGCACCCCCCGCGTCCCCCGCGCCCCCTGCGCCCCCTGCGCCTTCCGCACCGCTCGCGCAGCCCGCACCGGCCACTCAGGCCGCCCGGACCCCCCAGGCCACTGACTCCGGTACGACGCCGGGGGCTCCGGCCCGAGCCGTTCCGGCGCAGGCCGCTCCCGCGCAGGCCACGAACGGGCAGGGCATCGCGCTCCCCGCGCAGGCCCCCCGTGCGGCGGCCCCCGGACAGGGCATCCCCGGAGCGGCCCTCCCGGCGCAGGCCCAGGGCACGAACGGCCAGGGCGTCGCCCTGGCGGCCGGACCCTCGGTCGCCGTACCCGCGTCGGCTCCGATCACCACGGCCGCGCCGACCGCGCCGACCGCCACCGCGACGCCCCCGGCACCCGCCGCTCCCACCCCTTCCGTCGCCCCGGCCGCCCCCCAGGTCCCGCAGCCGCCCGTGGCCCCGCAGCCCGCCCCGGCCGCCGGTGCCCCCGCCGCGGGCCCCCTCCCGCTGCCCGCCGAGGCCGCCGCAGCGCAGCAGCCCGCAGCGGTCACCCCGGCCCCCGGCACCCCCGTACCTCCGTCGCCGCAGCCGCCCCGGGCGGCTCAGCCCGCCCCGGCCGCCGGTACCGCCGTGCCGCCGGGGGCCGCGACCCCGGCCGCCGGGACGCCCGTACCGCCGTCGGCCCCCGCGTCCGGCACCCCCCTTCCCGCCGCCCGGCCGCAGCGGGCCGCGCAGCCGTTGCCGCCGCCCGCCGAGGCCACCGGGAGCGTGCCCGCGTACGACCCCGACTCCACCCAGGGCCGGGCCATCAGCGTGCGCACGCTGGGCCAGGGCGTGCCGTTCGTACGGCAGGCCGGGCAGGCGACGCCGCCGCCGCACGCGCCGGGTGGTTCCGGGCGGCGGCGCAAGCTCGGGACGCCGCCCGATCCGGCCGCGCGGCAGGAGGCGTCCGGCGAGGCGGTGCCCGCGCAGGCGTCGTCGCTGCCCGGGTCGTCGCGGATCGCGCCGGGGACCGAGGGCGGCGGACGCTCGTACGCCATCGGCGCGCCGGACGCGAACGCGGCCGAGGGGCCCGAACCGCTGGACGGTCCCGGCGGTGCCGTCGAGGTGGCGGACACCCCGCGGCCGCAGCCGCTGGACGACGAGCTGCCCCCGGAGCCGCTGGACAACCCGCGCCGGCTGCTGGTGTGGCCCGCGCCGGACGCGACCACGCAGGCGGCGCTGAGCGAGCGCGGCTACCGGCCGGTGATCGTGCACTCGCGCGAGGAGGTCGACGCGCAGATCGCGGCCTTCCCCGCCGCGCTGTTCGTGGACCCGCTGACCGGCCCGATCACCCGTACCGCCCTCCAGTCGCTGCGCCAGGCCGCCGTCGCCGCCGAGGTGCCGGTGCTGGTCACGGCCGGGCTCGGGCAGGCCACGCGGGAGGCGGCGTACGGCGCCGATCCCGCCGTCCTGCTGAAGGCGCTCGCCCCGCGCGACAGCGAGCAGCATCCGCCGCGGGTGCTGCTGATCGAGGAGCACGAGGAGATCGCGCTGGCCCTGACCGCGACGCTGGAGCGGCGCGGGATGCAGGTGGCGCGGGCCGCGAGCGACGGCGACGCGGTGGCGCTGGCGGGCCGGTTCCGGCCGAACCTCGTGGTGATGGACCTGATGCAGGTGCACCGGCGGCGGGCCGGGATCGTGGACTGGCTGCGCGCGAACGGGCAGCTGAACCGCACCCCGCTGGTCGTCTACACGGCCGCCGTCGAGCCCGCCGACCTGCCCCGGCTGGCCTCGGGCGAGACGGTGCTGTTCCTCGCGGAGCGGTCGACCAGCACCGAGGTGCAGTCGCGGATCGTGGACCTGCTGTCCCGGATCGGCACCAACTAG
- a CDS encoding DNA-binding transcriptional regulator, giving the protein MATVHQWTGLETRALRLALRLSVRAFAEHLGVAVATVSKWESKRAATEPRPDTQAILDTALARADASAHLRFETILSGMPGTVQNAARRVIGTGPRAWEYESWAEDLDRVVIALSQQNFAFADSLLSRWLARYDARELDEKGLYLFARSTALLGDLKRDQGCVIGPLSAQHSYAAAHAVFTQLGIPRRVAQLDLSLAVVAEMSGKLEIAARQYETLAADDRLSPRDRARARLWVGTALSKNGRHGYATRVMQAATRDFEDLTEPDDWSVAHQKLALARRGAGDLTQALHFIGIARSSGTTDSPMQRVRLDTAYGHILLCDPATRDDGLLVLDQAIRTAAQYGLVHQLRSIEGIKATRESRTGPRRR; this is encoded by the coding sequence GTGGCCACCGTGCACCAGTGGACCGGCTTGGAGACCAGGGCCCTGCGTCTCGCCTTGCGGTTGAGCGTGCGAGCCTTCGCCGAGCACCTCGGAGTCGCCGTCGCCACGGTCTCGAAGTGGGAGAGCAAGCGCGCGGCAACCGAGCCACGACCCGACACGCAGGCCATCCTCGACACCGCCCTCGCCCGCGCGGATGCCTCCGCCCATCTGCGCTTCGAGACGATCTTGTCCGGGATGCCCGGCACCGTACAGAATGCCGCCCGCCGCGTCATCGGCACCGGCCCTCGCGCTTGGGAGTACGAATCGTGGGCCGAGGACCTGGACCGCGTGGTAATCGCGCTCTCCCAGCAGAACTTCGCCTTCGCCGACAGCCTCCTCAGCCGCTGGCTGGCCCGGTACGACGCCCGGGAACTGGACGAGAAGGGCCTGTACCTTTTCGCCCGCTCGACCGCGCTGCTCGGTGATCTCAAACGCGACCAAGGCTGCGTAATCGGCCCTCTTTCCGCCCAGCACTCGTATGCGGCGGCACACGCGGTCTTCACTCAGCTCGGCATCCCGCGTCGGGTTGCCCAGCTCGACCTCTCCCTCGCGGTGGTCGCGGAGATGTCCGGCAAGTTGGAGATCGCGGCCCGCCAATACGAAACCCTCGCCGCCGACGACCGGCTCTCCCCCCGGGACCGTGCCAGGGCCCGCCTGTGGGTCGGTACCGCGCTGAGCAAGAACGGCCGGCATGGCTACGCGACCCGCGTCATGCAGGCCGCGACCCGCGACTTCGAGGACCTGACCGAACCCGATGACTGGTCGGTGGCCCACCAGAAACTCGCCCTTGCCCGTCGAGGTGCCGGCGACCTCACCCAAGCCCTGCACTTCATCGGCATCGCCCGCAGCAGTGGGACCACCGACTCACCGATGCAACGCGTACGGCTGGACACCGCCTACGGCCACATCCTGCTCTGCGACCCGGCGACCCGGGATGATGGACTCCTCGTCCTCGATCAAGCCATTCGCACGGCCGCCCAGTACGGACTCGTGCACCAACTGCGCAGCATCGAGGGCATCAAGGCCACGAGAGAGAGCCGGACTGGCCCCCGGCGACGGTGA